In Ischnura elegans chromosome 9, ioIscEleg1.1, whole genome shotgun sequence, the following proteins share a genomic window:
- the LOC124165268 gene encoding plasmanylethanolamine desaturase, whose amino-acid sequence MASNFLAPVKTEKQIFENSMLEDDPNANSSVCHEETSKPRWGPNHKGAQELANLYSTGKRTQECICVGICITLMVVNTFFIVLHFRLENLSTILIAAFCGIITADLGSGLVHWGADTWGSVELPIVGKAFIRPFREHHIDPTSITRHDFIETNGDNFMLTIPFLGCITWDFLTLPEDQLQYKFSWICYLFLLAIFVAMTNQIHKWSHTYFGLPGWVVWLQDHRLILPRRHHRTHHVAPHETYFCITTGWLNWPLEKVRFWAILEWAIQTVTGCRPRADDFKWAQKRT is encoded by the exons ATGGCGTCCAACTTTTTAGCACCAGTGAAGacagaaaaacaaatatttgaaaattccatGCTAGAAGATGACCCCAACGCAAACTCTTCTGTATGTCACGAGGAAACCTCTAAGCCTCGGTGGGGACCTAATCATAAAGGAGCTCAGGAGTTAGCGAATCTCTATAGTACAG GGAAGCGTACTCAAGAATGTATCTGTGTGGGGATATGCATCACCCTTATGGTTGTGAACACATTCTTCATTGTTCTTCATTTTCGTCTTGAAAACTTGAGTACCATTTTGATTGCTGCTTTCTGTGGTATTATTACTGCCGATCTTGGTTCCGGCTTAGTTCACTGGGGAGCAGATACTTGGGGATCAGTGGAATTACCCATCGTTGGAAAG GCCTTTATAAGGCCTTTCAGGGAGCATCATATTGATCCAACATCTATAACAAGGCATGACTTTATTGAAACCAATGGTGATAACTTCATGCTTACCATCCCATTTTTGGGTTGCATCACTTGGGATTTCCTGACTCTCCCGGAAGATCAACTACAGTATAAATTCTCATGGATTTGCTACCTCTTTCTTTTGGCTATTTTTGTAGCCATGACTAATCAG ATCCACAAATGGTCACACACTTATTTTGGGCTGCCAGGATGGGTGGTATGGCTGCAGGACCATAGGCTGATTCTACCCAGGCGGCATCATCGAACACATCATGTGGCACCACACGAGACGTATTTTTGCATCACGACTGGGTGGCTTAACTGGCCCTTAGAAAAGGTGCGATTTTGGGCCATACTGGAGTGGGCAATCCAAACTGTTACTGGCTGTCGCCCTCGTGCTGATGATTTCAAGTGGGCTCAGAAGAGGACGTAA